Proteins encoded together in one Chaetodon auriga isolate fChaAug3 chromosome 20, fChaAug3.hap1, whole genome shotgun sequence window:
- the trim8b gene encoding E3 ubiquitin-protein ligase TRIM8b yields the protein MPARSMMASDMAETWRNCFEEELICPICLHVFSDPIQLPCKHNFCRGCISEAWAKDSSLARCPECNHAYTQKPSLEKNHKLSNIVEKYNALSVEKATTPALHCILCRRGPPLPAVKVCLRCNAPCCQSHVQTHLQQPCSALGHLLVEAEAVKAWTCLQHDEYRLYHCEAEQTAVCQYCCFARCHPSHGHAVTDVELRRNDIRQSLLRQQERVEERVQEIEEQLCKLDSDKCVVEDRVCELKEEVRLQYQRMHQLLEEDLGRTLEALDRAQARFCQENAAQVLALGEQRHEAQKLLSSIHTAFSKAEELSFMKNTKPVKILTDRSQACVGSTLPPYKVGNLNSKLFLSEISKREKSLKRTLEAPLTPPSTFLQSVPAYPSGQSSGSGAEKRKHSTAFPEGNGNVGKNAAPGFKDSSSSSSSSSSSLAKQPYLGSGSASGEGQSTNQQPLGPCGPPHISESGGTGSGSGSLTNHHSGSVFGSSHFPPGGSSSSHSSQQAVLPQYGGRKILVCTMDNCYCSGVPSVSGHRSHPPYPRSGSFPWVSAQDYPPPPGLASGGPSMQGLAVRDWIDASQTHRHADFYGLYGQPSTKHYVTS from the exons ATGCCTGCCCGCAGCATGATGGCCTCTGACATGGCTGAGACGTGGAGGAACTGTTTTGAGGAGGAGCTCATCTGCCCCATCTGCCTGCACGTGTTCTCAGATCCCATCCAGCTGCCCTGCAAGCACAACTTCTGCCGGGGCTGCATCAGCGAGGCCTGGGCCAAAGACTCCTCGCTGGCCCGCTGCCCCGAGTGCAATCATGCTTACACGCAGAAGCCCAGCCTGGAGAAGAACCACAAACTGTCCAACATAGTCGAGAAGTACAACGCCCTGAGCGTGGAGAAAGCCACCACGCCGGCGCTGCATTGCATCCTGTGCCGCCGAGGCCCGCCGCTCCCCGCAGTGAAGGTCTGCCTGCGCTGCAACGCCCCGTGCTGCCAGTCCCACGTCCAGACGCACCTGCAGCAGCCGTGCTCGGCCCTCGGGCACCTGTTGGTGGAGGCCGAGGCGGTGAAGGCGTGGACCTGCCTGCAGCACGACGAGTACAGGCTGTATCACTGCGAGGCCGAGCAGACGGCCGTGTGTCAGTACTGCTGCTTCGCCCGCTGCCACCCCAGCCACGGCCACGCCGTCACTGACGTGGAGCTGCGCCGCAACGACATCAGA CAAAGCCTGTTGAGACAGCAGGAGCGCGTGGAGGAGCGAGTGCAGGAGATCGAGGAGCAGCTCTGCAAGCTCGACTCTGACAAGTGTGTGGTGGAG GACAGGGTGTgtgagctgaaagaggaggtgcgTCTGCAGTACCAGCGCATGCACCAGCTCCTGGAGGAGGACCTCGGCCGGACACTGGAGGCGCTGGACCGGGCTCAGGCTCGGTTCTGCCAGGAGAACGCCGCCCAGGTTTTGGCTCTGGGAGAGCAGCGCCACGAGGCCCAGAAGCTGCTGAGCTCCATCCACACGGCCTTCAGTAAGGCGGAGGAGCTGAGCTTCATGAAAAACACCAAGCCTGTGAAAATCctcacagacag GTCTCAGGCATGTGTGGGCAGCACTCTCCCTCCTTACAAAGTGGGGAATCTAAACTCTAAACTGTTCCTCTCTGAAATCtcaaaaagagagaagagcttGAAGAGAACGCTGGAAG ctcccctcacccctccctcgACCTTCCTGCAGTCTGTTCCTGCGTATCCCAGCGGTCAGAGCTCCGGCTCTGGAGCAGAGAAACGGAAACATTCCACTGCCTTCCCAGAGGGAAACGGGAACGTCGGGAAAAACGCCGCTCCAGGTTTCAAggactcctcctcttcttcctcatcttcctcctcatcgtTAGCCAAGCAGCCCTACCTGGGCTCCGGCTCCGCCTCCGGAGAAGGCCAGTCTACCAATCAGCAGCCTCTCGGCCCCTGCGGCCCGCCTCACATCAGCGAGAGCGGCGGGACAGGAAGCGGAAGCGGCTCTCTGACCAACCACCATTCAGGCTCCGTGTTCGGCTCCTCGCACTTTCCTCCTGGAGGCAGCAGCTCCTCGCACTCCTCCCAGCAGGCCGTGCTGCCTCAGTACGGAGGCCGGAAGATCCTGGTGTGTACGATGGATAACTGCTACTGCTCCGGAGTGCCCTCGGTGTCGGGCCACCGCAGCCATCCCCCGTACCCGCGCTCTGGCTCGTTCCCCTGGGTCAGCGCCCAGGACTACCCCCCTCCTCCCGGCCTGGCCTCTGGAGGTCCGTCCATGCAGGGCTTGGCAGTGAGGGACTGGATAGAcgcctcacagacacacagacatgcagatttTTACGGGCTATATGGGCAGCCCTCGACAAAGCACTATGTCACCAGTTAA
- the arl3b gene encoding ADP-ribosylation factor-like protein 3 isoform X2 yields MGLLSILRKLKSTPDQEVRILLLGLDNGGKTTLLKQLASEDISHITPTQGFNIKSVQSQGFKLNVWDIGGQRKIRPYWRNYFENTDVLIYVIDSADRKRFEETGQELAELLDEEKLSGVPVLIFANKQDLLTAAPASEIAEGLNLHTIRDRMWQIQSCSALTGEGIQEGMNWVCKSVNSKKK; encoded by the exons ATG GGATTGCTGTCCATCCTGCGGAAGCTAAAGAGCACGCCAGACCAGGAGGTTAGGATACTGCTGCTGGGTCTGGACAACGGCGGCAAGACCACCCTGCTCAAACAGCTGGCATCTGAGGACATCAGCCACATCACCCCGACACAG GGATTCAACATTAAGAGCGTGCAGTCTCAGGgttttaaactgaatgtttggGACAtcggaggacagaggaagatcAGGCCGTACTGGAGAAACTActttgaaaacactgatgtgcTG ATTTATGTCATCGACAGCGCTGACAGAAAGAGATTTGAGGAAACGGGTCAG GAGCTAGCCGAATTGTTGGATGAGGAGAAGCTGAGCGGCGTTCCTGTGCTGATCTTTGCAAACAAGCAGGACCTGCTGACAGCCGCCCCGGCCTCTGAGATCGCCGAGGGTCTCAATCTGCACACCATCCGGGATCGCATGTGGCAGATCCAGTCATGCTCCGCCCTCACTGGCGAGGGGATTCAG GAGGGCATGAATTGGGTCTGCAAGAGCGTCAACTCCAAGAAAAAGTAG
- the arl3b gene encoding ADP-ribosylation factor-like protein 3 isoform X1, giving the protein MEGLLSILRKLKSTPDQEVRILLLGLDNGGKTTLLKQLASEDISHITPTQGFNIKSVQSQGFKLNVWDIGGQRKIRPYWRNYFENTDVLIYVIDSADRKRFEETGQELAELLDEEKLSGVPVLIFANKQDLLTAAPASEIAEGLNLHTIRDRMWQIQSCSALTGEGIQEGMNWVCKSVNSKKK; this is encoded by the exons ATGGAA GGATTGCTGTCCATCCTGCGGAAGCTAAAGAGCACGCCAGACCAGGAGGTTAGGATACTGCTGCTGGGTCTGGACAACGGCGGCAAGACCACCCTGCTCAAACAGCTGGCATCTGAGGACATCAGCCACATCACCCCGACACAG GGATTCAACATTAAGAGCGTGCAGTCTCAGGgttttaaactgaatgtttggGACAtcggaggacagaggaagatcAGGCCGTACTGGAGAAACTActttgaaaacactgatgtgcTG ATTTATGTCATCGACAGCGCTGACAGAAAGAGATTTGAGGAAACGGGTCAG GAGCTAGCCGAATTGTTGGATGAGGAGAAGCTGAGCGGCGTTCCTGTGCTGATCTTTGCAAACAAGCAGGACCTGCTGACAGCCGCCCCGGCCTCTGAGATCGCCGAGGGTCTCAATCTGCACACCATCCGGGATCGCATGTGGCAGATCCAGTCATGCTCCGCCCTCACTGGCGAGGGGATTCAG GAGGGCATGAATTGGGTCTGCAAGAGCGTCAACTCCAAGAAAAAGTAG
- the sfxn2 gene encoding sideroflexin-2 — protein MALSSFDIDAPRWDQSTFMGRLKHFFNITDCRTALLPDSRLDEAKALVESCRAGSVPPGTTEEQLHYAKKLYDSAFHPDTGDRMNLIGRMSFQVPGGMAITGCMLQFYRTVPAVVFWQWVNQSFNALVNYTNRNAASPITPKQIGVAYLTATSTALATAVGLNLYTKKAPPLVARWVPFVAVAAANCVNIPMMRQQEILNGIAVTDENGNKLGHSTKAAVKGITQVVVSRVTMAAPGMIILPIIMQRLEKYKFMQRITYLHGPIQVMMVGVFLIFMVPAACSLFPQRCSIPVSKLEPELRDSIVSQYGDAVQRVYFNKGL, from the exons ATGGCTCTGAGTTCATTCGACATCGACGCACCACGATGGGATCAGTCTACGTTCATGGGCCGACTGAAACACTTCTTCAACATCACAGACTGCAGAACGGCGCTCCTACCTGACTCGCGCCTGGATGAGGCCAAAGCTTTGGTGGAAAGCTGCAG GGCGGGGTCCGTCCCTCCGGGCACCACGGAGGAGCAGCTCCACTACGCCAAGAAGCTGTACGACTCGGCCTTCCACCCCGACACGGGCGACCGCATGAACCTCATCGGCCGCATGTCCTTCCAGGTCCCCGGAGGCATGGCCATCACCGGCTGCATGCTGCAGTTCTACAG GACAGTTCCTGCTGTGGTGTTCTGGCAGTGGGTGAATCAGTCCTTCAACGCTCTGGTCAACTACACCAACCGTAACGCCGCCTCCCCCATCACTCCCAA GCAGATTGGAGTCGCCTACCTTACGGCAACCAGCACAGCTTTAGCAACAGCAGTCGGACTCAACCTCTAcacaaag AAAGCTCCTCCTCTCGTCGCTCGCTGGGTCCCCTTTGTGGCGGTGGCAGCGGCCAACTGTGTTAACATTCCCATGATGAGACAACA GGAAATTCTGAATGGCATTGCCGTGACGGACGAAAACGGCAACAAACTGGGCCACTCCACG AAAGCGGCAGTGAAAGGCATCACTCAGGTGGTCGTCTCTCGGGTCACCATGGCCGCTCCAGGAATGA TCATCCTCCCCATCATCATGCAGAGGCTGGAAAAATACAAGTTCATGCAG AGAATCACGTATCTCCACGGACCCATTCAAGTGATGATGGTGGGAGTGTT TTTGATCTTCATGGTGCCTGCCGCCTGCTCCCTGTTCCCTCAGAGATG cTCTATTCCCGTGTCCAAGCTGGAGCCCGAGCTGCGAGACTCCATCGTGTCC